AATGTTGAACGAATTGATATAGACAACCCCGAAGTAGGAGTTTATGAAATTGTGGTTTCCCATAAAGGACAACTTGTAAATCAAGTGCAAGATTATAGCTTAATTGTGAATGGCAATACGTATTCTGGAGTTGGTCTAGAATCGGCTAATGAGGATAAGGAAGTAGAAAAAATTATCGCATGGCCGAATCCAGTGGGAGATATTCTGAATATAGAAATACCGCAAGCGTTTGTTTTTTCAGCAATAGAAGCTGCAATTTACGACCGAACAGGAAAGTATATAGCAACAATGCCTATGCAAGCAACGAATAGACAGAGTTTGAATGTGTCTTTTTTACCTAGTGGAATGTATTTTCTTACCATTAAAGGAGGAGTGAAAAAACAACAAGTAAAATTTTTAAAAAGATAAAATAAAAACAGTAAGCTTACATTTTATCGTGTTATCGTTATAGTATTCATGTAAATCATTAAAGATTTATTCGTTTTTGAAATAAAAATTAAAAACGGCATGTTATTTGATTATTAATCAATTGTGATTTTTTTAGAGGTGCTCAGTTTTAAAGCTGTGTATGATTCGATAAAAACACAAGTAAATGAATTAAAAATTAAAATAATGATGAAGGTATGAAACGACTTGTGAGTTTAGTATTGGTGGGAATGTCAACATTTGCTTTTGGACAGCAAACGAGTGTAAATGATTCTCTTTATAATCCCTTAATCCCCGTCAACAAACAAAATCTACTCAAAGATTTTGATCTGGTTTTTCTTATGCGATATGGGCTTGATTCTTATGTAGAAAAAGCGAAACCTACAACAAGTCACTTTGATGGTAATGAATTGCGTATTGATATTAGTGCAAAAGTGCATGATCGAGTAGGATTTCGATTTAGAAATCGAATGACTGCAGCGCCAACAACGGGGACTTTGGATCATGTTAATTCTACTGTTGACATTGCTTTCATTGATGTGAAAGCAACGGATAAAGTGAACTTTACTATTGGTAAGCTTTCATCTGATTGGGGAGGTTATGAATATGATTTAAATCCCATTGAGGTCTTGGCCTATAATGATATCCTAGACCATGCTGAAAATTATATGGTTGGTTTTGGAGTGGGATATAAAGCGACAACAAAGCATCGCTTCAATGTACAAATACTCAATACGAGTGCTAATAAACTAAAACAAGAAGGAACGATTGCTATCCCTCAAGGGCTGGAAGAATCAAAAACGCCGTTGGCTTTCGTAGGAAATTGGAGGGGAAGTTTTTGGAATGATCAATTCCAAACGTCCTATAGTTATAGTTATTTCTCTCAAGCAAAGAATAAGGGGATGTATTATATAGCACTAGGGAATAAATACCAGCATAAAAACTTAACGTGGATGTATGATTTCCAATATAGTCATGATGCATTAGATAAGCGTGGAATAATTAGCTCCATGTTTCAGGAGGAAAAACCAGTGATGGCAGAAGATGTGTCTTATATGGATCATTGGACAAGAATAGATTATCAAGTATATACTAAATTGTATCTTTCTTTAACCTTGATGACAAGCAATGCTTATGCGCAACACCACGTTACTGGTGAAACGGAAAACAATCGCATACGAACAAGCTATGGAGTAAGTCCGATGGTGCAATACCGTCCATTTAAAAATTTGAACTTACGATTTTATGCGGCTTATATCGGTCGTTGGTATCAATATTCTTCTTACGCAAAAGAAACATTAGGTCAAGTAAATAGTAGTACTGGACGCATTAGCATTGGGTTTATAAGCCCATTACAGGTGCTGTAATAGGACTTAACTAGTAAGATATTGATTTTTCTGTTAAAATTAACCAAAGCATTTATTTTTATAAGATTAAAATTTTACCTTTCCACCCGTGAATGAATAGACCTATAGAAGTTAAACAAAATATCATGAAAAAAAATATTGTTTTAGTATTGAGCTTTGCTGCATTGTGTAGTTTTAGTGCACAAGCACAAAATCAAGAGCAAAAGCGAAAAATAGTGAATAGCTATAAAGAAAGTGTTGCCCAAGCAGGTTACGTAAATGTTGCAAAAAAGCTTACGGCTCAAAAAATAGAAGCTCATGAACTAGCAAAAGCCAATAATAGACCAATATCAGGTGTTACAGAAGATGGTAGAGTTTATTCGTTACAGCGAGTAGATGATTTTGGTACTTATATTTATTATATTACAAGTAATGCAGGAAGTCGCGTAACAGCAAGAGTTAATGATATTGCTCCCGGAGGGAGTTTAGGTTTAAATTTAGATGGAAAAGGTGTTACTTACGGTTGGTGTATGGGATGGTCAACCAGCTTTAGATACACATGTGGAATTACAAGGTGTAAATGGAACTTCAAGAATTGCACTTAAAAATGATTTACCTGATTTGTCTCGATTGAGTCAATCAGAACGAACTAGATATGTTAGAGGACGTTCACATGCAACACATGTAACAGGGACAATCGCTGCAAAAGGAATAAATGCTTCTGCAAAAGGAATTGCACCTGAAGCTCATGTAGTAAGTTATGATTGGAATGATGATTATGAAGAGATGGATGAGGAGGCTACTACTAATGCTCTGTTAGTTTCAAACCATTCCTATGGTATGGCCGCGATTGGTGATGATGGGACAATATATGTCAGACCCAATTATTTTGGTGCTTATGATGATACTGCTCAGGTATATGATTGGGTAACTAGTAATAATAAATATTATCAACCTGTTGTTGCAGCTGGAAATGATCAACAATATTATAATCGATTGAATCCTACTAAAAATGGAGCAGATATGCTTTTAGGAGGGTCTGTAGCTAAAAACGTAATTGTTGTCGCAGCAGTGAATCAAGTAGCTAACTATACAAATCCAGCTAGTGTGCGCATTTCTGTTTTTAGCAGTAATGGACCGACAAATGATTTTCGTATTAAACCAGATATTTCGGCTAAAGGAGTAAATGTTCTCTCGACTAATTATGTATTGCCAACGCCAGTGACAGGAGTGCCTAGAACTGATGCTTATGCATCATTTGATGGTACATCTATGGCAGCTCCAGCAGTTACAGGGGTAATTGCTTTATGGCAACAATGGGCAATGGAGAATAGAGAAATGCCACTGAAATCGGCATCTATTCGCGCGTTGATGGCGCATACTGCTGATGAAGCAGGAAGTGCATCAGGACCTGACCATATTTATGGATGGGGATTAATCAATGCAAAAGCAGGAGTTCAGGTTTTATATGGTGCAAAAGAAGGGTTAGCTTTATTGGAAGAAAATGAACTAATACAAGGAGCAACGTACGAAAAAGAGTTCATTGTAAAAGAAAGCGGAGGAAAAGTTATTGTTACTTTAGCTTGGACCGATCCCTATGGTGAGGCAAGTAGAAATAACTATAATGAAGATTATGCAAAAAATAATCCTTCTTTAGTAAATGATTTAGATTTACGTGTATATAAAGACGGAGTAGAGTATTTGCCTTGGAGATTAAACAAAGATTTCCATAATCTAATAGCAGTACTAGCAGATAATGATGTAGATAATATAGAGAAAATTGAGTTTGATGGTGCCGAAGCAGGAACTTATACAATTAAAGTGTCGCATAAAGGAACATTAGAAAACAATAGCCAAGAATATTCGCTTATTGTAACGAGTGATGACTTCAATAATTTATCTACTGAAGAGTTTGAGTTGACAGATTTATCTTTTGCTATTTGGCCAAATCCAGTAGTGGATCAGTTGAATGTAACGATTCCAGAAGAGGTTAATGTAAAAGGGATGTCTATTCAGGTATTTGATATGACAGGTCGTTTGGTACAAAGTTTACCAACACTATCTTCAAATCAAGTAGAAGTAGATATGAAAGGATTGTCTTCAGGTACTTATTTTGTGAAAATAAAAGGCAATGGCTTTGACAAGACAGAGCGTATTGTAAAAAAATAAATAAGTAGTTAAACAACTATAGGAAGAAGGAGAGCTGTGCTCTCCTTTTTTTGTGCTTTTTTTGAAGAATATTTTTGAAGAATATTTTTGAAGAATATTTTTTCTTTTAGAGAGGGCACATGACCATGTGTCCCTACCTATATATATAAGGAGAGCATCAAAAAATAAAAATATCTTTCCCCGCCCGTACGGGCACATGGCAATGCGCCCTTTGCCTGAAGCATCTTTTTCAAAAGATATTCTTCTTTTATTAGATTCATTTTCCAAAAACGCTCCTTGCAAAAACGCAAAAAAGCGTTTACCTCTATATATACGTACGGGCACATGGCAATGTGCCCCTTGCTCGAACTATCTTTTTCAAAAGATATTCTTCTTTTATCTGATGCATTCCCCAAAAACGCCCCTTGCAAAAAGGCAAAAAAGCATCATCACGCCTTCATGCGATCCCAATCCCTTAAAAAGTCAAAAAAAACTTTTAGATGTAACGTGTATGATAATAGGGAGTTGCGACCATTATTGAAAATACTTTTAAAAAAAGGTTGCGTAAAGTTTGGAAGTGGTGAAAAAGGTGCTACTTTTGCATCCGCATTAAACAAGCAGACGTTCATAGAAAAGCAGTAGAAAAAGACTTGAGATTGGTTCAAAAATATTTTTAAAAATAAATTTGGATAATCGAAATAAAGAGTCTTATCTTTGCAGTCCGCTTCAGTAAATACTGCGGGTTGGCAAAAAACGAAAGAAAATATTTTTCAAAAAAAGTTTTGCTAATTCGAATAAAGTTTTTACTTTTGCGCTCGCTTTGGTAAACAGAGAATAACGAAAAGAAGGAAAGAAAAAAATCTCAAATTTTTTTTGTCAATTCAAAAAAGTTGTTTACTTTTGCACTCGCTTCGAAAAACAAGAGTAGGAGAGAGATTGAAACACGATCATAGACATATTGGACAACAGCATACAAAATAAAGAGAGTAAGGTGATTTTAGAATCACGAATAAACTAGCTAACTTTTTACAATATTAAAAATATACGATGAAGAGTTTGATCCTGGCTCAGGATGAACGCTAGCGGCAGGCCTAACACATGCAAGTCGAGGGGTATAGAGAGCTTGCTTTCTAGAGACCGGCGGATGGGTGAGTAACGCGTATGCAACCTACCTTTTACAGGGGAATAGCCCGGAGAAATTCGGATTAATGCTCCATGGTTTATATGAATGGCATCGTTTATATAATAAAGATTTATCGGTAAAAGATGGGCATGCGTATCATTAGCTAGTTGGTGTGGTAACGGCATACCAAGGCTACGATGATTAGGGGTCCTGAGAGGGAGATCCCCCACACTGGTACTGAGACACGGACCAGACTCCTACGGGAGGCAGCAGTGAGGAATATTGGTCAATGGAGGCAACTCTGAACCAGCCATGCCGCGTGCAGGATGACGGTCCTATGGATTGTAAACTGCTTTTGTACGGGAAGAAATGTAATTACGTGTAATTATTTGACGGTACCGTAAGAATAAGGATCGGCTAACTCCGTGCCAGCAGCCGCGGTAATACGGAGGATCCGAGCGTTATCCGGAATTATTGGGTTTAAAGGGTTCGTAGGCGGTTGAGTAAGTCAGTGGTGAAATCTTATAGCTTAACTATAAAATTGCCGTTGATACTGCTTGACTTGAATAGTATGGAAGTAATTAGAATATGTAGTGTAGCGGTGAAATGCTTAGATATTACATGGAATACCAATTGCGAAGGCAGATTACTACGTACTTATTGACGCTGATGAACGAAAGCGTGGGTAGCGAACAGGATTAGATACCCTGGTAGTCCACGCCGTAAACGATGGATACTAGCTGTTCGGTTTTCGGACTGAGTGGCTAAGCGAAAGTGATAAGTATCCCACCTGGGGAGTACGTTCGCAAGAATGAAACTCAAAGGAATTGACGGGGGCCCGCACAAGCGGTGGAGCATGTGGTTTAATTCGATGATACGCGAGGAACCTTACCAAGGCTTAAATGTAGATTGACAGGTTTAGAGATAGACTTTTCTTCGGACAATTTACAAGGTGCTGCATGGTTGTCGTCAGCTCGTGCCGTGAGGTGTCAGGTTAAGTCCTATAACGAGCGCAACCCCTATTGTTAGTTGCCAGCGGGTCAAGCCGGGAACTCTAACAAGACTGCCGGTGCAAACCGTGAGGAAGGTGGGGATGACGTCAAATCATCACGGCCCTTACGTCTTGGGCTACACACGTGCTACAATGGCCAGTACAGAAAGCAGCTACCAGGCAACTGGATGCGAATCTCAAAAACTGGTCTCAGTTCGGATTGGAGTCTGCAACTCGACTCCATGAAGCTGGAATCGCTAGTAATCGGATATCAGCCATGATCCGGTGAATACGTTCCCGGGCCTTGTACACACCGCCCGTCAAGCCATGGAAGCCGGGGGTACCTGAAGTCGGTCGCCGCAAGGAGCTGCCTAGGGTAAAACTGGTAACTAGGGCTAAGTCGTAACAAGGTAGCCGTACCGGAAGGTGCGGCTGGAACACCTCCTTTCTAGAGAAAAAAAGAGGTTGGTTTATTTACTCTCGCTGTTTGTTCAAATAAAAAAATAAGTAATATACAGAGTCTCGTAGCTCAGCTGGTTAGAGTACTACACTGATAATGTAGGGGTCGGCAGTTCGAGTCTGCCCGGGACTACTAAGTATTACAAAGGAAATTCTAGAGGTTGGTTAAACCGTTGAAAGTTACTGTTGACTGTAAACTGTTAACCTGTAACCTTATAATGGGGGATTAGCTCAGCTGGCTAGAGCGCCTGCCTTGCACGCAGGAGGTCATCGGTTCGACTCCGATATTCTCCACAAGGACGAGAGTCCAAAACGATCATTGACATATTGTAACGACAAATACAGTTAGATAGTAATAGCAATATTATTATTTTAATAAAAATTTATAGAAAGTACGATTCGAAAGAATTGTAAGCACATAAGCAAAATAAGGGCGTATGGGGAATGCCTAGGCTCTCAGAGGCGAAGAAGGACGTGATAAGCTGCGAAAAGCTACGGGGATTGGCACACACGAGTTGATCCGTAGATATCCGAATGGGGCAACCCACTATGTTGAAGACATAGTATCCGAATAGGAGGCGAACCTGCTGAACTGAAACATCTAAGTAGGCAGAGGAGAAGAAAACAAAAGTGATTCCGCTAGTAGTGGCGAGCGAACGCGGAATAGCCCAAACCAATGTTGTTACGGCAATATTGGGGTTGTAGGACCACGATATTTCTTGCGGATTGAATTAGAATTACCTGGAAAGGTAAACCAAAGAGGGTGATAGTCCCGTATAAGTAAGAGAAGATAAGGATAGTGGTATCCTGAGTAGGTCGGGGCACGTGAAACCCTGATTGAAACTGGCGGGACCATCCGCTAAGGCTAAATACTCCTGAGAGACCGATAGTGAACCAGTACCGTGAGGGAAAGGTGAAAAGAACCGTGAATAACGGAGTGAAATAGATCCTGAAACCATACGCCTACAAGCGGTCGGAGCCCCTTTGTGGGGTGACGGCGTGCCTTTTGCATAATGAGCCTACGAGTTACCGTTGCTGGCGAGGATAAGTGATTAAGTCATGGATCCGTAGCGAAAGCGAGTCTTAATAGGGCGCTTTAGTCAGTAGTGGTAGACGCGAAACCGTGTGATCTACCCATGGGCAGGTTGAAGTTTAGGTAACACTAAATGGAGGACCGAACCGTTTAACGCTGAAAAGTTTTCGGATGACCTGTGGGTAGGGGTGAAAGGCCAATCAAACTCGGAAATAGCTCGTACTCCCCGAAATGCATTTAGGTGCAGCGATGATCATAGTTACTTAGAGGTAGAGCTACTGATTGGATGCGGGGGCTTCACCGCCTACCAATTCCTGACAAACTCCGAATGCTAATTAATGATAATCATCAGTGAGGGCATGGGTGCTAAGGTCCATGTCCGAGAGGGAAAGAACCCAGACCATCAGCTAAGGTCCCCAAATGTATGCTAAGTTGAAAAAACGCGGTTTGATTGCCCAGACAGCTAGGATGTTGGCTTGGAAGCAGCCATTCATTTAAAGAGTGCGTAACAGCTCACTAGTCGAGCGATCGAGCATGGATAATAATCGGGCATAAGTATACTACCGAAGCTATGGATTTACGCTTTAAGCGTGAGTGGTAGGGGAGCATTCTATCGACGTAGAAGCCGTATTGCGAGATATGGTGGAGTTTATAGAAAAGAAAATGTAGGCATAAGTAACGATAAGGGGTGCGAGAAACACCCCCGCCGTAAGACTAAGGTTTCCTGAGCTATGCTAATCAGCTTAGGGTTAGTCGGGACCTAAGGCAGACCCGAAGGGGGACGTCGATGGCCAACGGGTTAATATTCCCGTACTACTAATAATTGTGATGGAGTGACACAGTGATGAAAGCACCGCGAACTGACGGAATAGTTCGTTGAAGCACGTACCTATATTTCCTATAGTAAAATGCGTAGGAGATGGAGAAATGCGATAGTACTCAGCGTTTTCGAACAACGAGATAGTGTGCCTAAGGGCTGTCAAGAAAAGCTTCTAAACTTAGATTATTAGTACCCGTACCGTAAACCGACACAGGTAGTCGAGGAGAGTATCCTAAGGCGCTCGAGAGATTCATGGCTAAGGAACTAGGCAAAATAGACCTGTAACTTCGGGAGAAAGGTCGCCAGCGCAAGCTGGCCGCAGTGAAAAGGTCCAGGCGACTGTTTATCAAAAACACAGGGCTCTGCAAAATCGTAAGATGAAGTATAGGGCCTGACACCTGCCCGGTGCTGGAAGGTTAAGAGGAGATGTTATCTTCGGAGAAGCATTGAATTGAAGCCCCAGTAAACGGCGGCCGTAACTATAACGGTCCTAAGGTAGCGAAATTCCTTGTCGGGTAAGTTCCGACCTGCACGAATGGTGTAACGATCTGGACACTGTCTCAGCCATGAGCTCGGTGAAATTGTAGTATCGGTGAAGATGCCGATTACCCGCAGTGGGACGAAAAGACCCTGTGCACCTTTACTATAGCTTAGTATTGTTCTTGGATAAGTGATGTGTAGGATAGGTGGGAGACTTCGATCCTGCGTCGCCAGGCGTAGGTTAGTCATTGTTGAAATACCACCCTTTGCTTATTTGAGATCTAACTCTGCATTGCAGAGGACATTGCTTGGTGGGTAGTTTGACTGGGGTGGTCGCCTCCAAAAGAGTAACGGAGGCTTCTAAAGGTTCCCTCAGCACGCTTGGTAACCGTGCGTAGAGTGCAATGGCATAAGGGAGCTTGACTGGGAGACTAACAAGTCGATCAGGTACGAAAGTAGAGCATAGTGATCCGGTGGTTCCGCATGGAAGGGCCATCGCTCAAAGGATAAAAGGTACGCCGGGGATAACAGGCTGATCTCCCCCAAGAGCTCATATCGACGGGGGGGTTTGGCACCTCGATGTCGGCTCGTCACATCCTGGGGCTGGAGAAGGTCCCAAGGGTTGGGCTGTTCGCCCATTAAAGTGGCACGCGAGCTGGGTTCAGAACGTCGTGAGACAGTTCGGTCTCTATCTACTGTGGGCGTTAGAAATTTGAGTGGATCTGATTCTAGTACGAGAGGACCGAATTGGACCAACCTCTAGTGCATCTGTTGTCTCGCCAGGGGCATCGCAGAGTAGCTACGTTGGGCAGGGATAAGCGCTGAAAGCATATAAGTGCGAAACCCACCACAAGATGAGATTTCTTTAAAGAGCCGTTGAAGATGACAACGTTGATAGGCTATAGATGTAAAGGCAGTAATGTCATAGTCAAGTAGTACTAATAGCTCGTAAGCTTATGTGTACTCCCTCTACTAATAAGTAGAGGGAGGGCAACTTTCTAAAAAGTATAAGTATTTGTTACGTTATAATATACCGAATTAGTTATAGGATCCGAAAGGAATTTATAACAACCGCTTTAGGGTGGTTATTGCGGCGGGGCTCACCTCTTCCCATTTCGAACAGAGAAGTTAAGCCCGCTAGCGCAGATGGTACTGCCACATGGTGGGAGAGTATGTCGTCGCCCTTCTTTTGAAAAGCCTGATTACGTAAGTAGTCAGGCTTTTTTGTTTTATATCGGTTTGGAGAGGTAAGGCGATGAGAGGTAAGGCGATGAGAGGTAAGACGATGAGAGGTAAGACGATGAGAGGTAAGACGATGAGAGGTAAGACGATGAGAGGTAAGACGATGAGAGGTAAGACGATGAGAGGTAAGACGATGAGAGGTAAGACGATGAGAGGTAAGACGATGAGAGGACGTAGGGGCCAATGGCAATTGGCCTTCTTACATGATACATATTGTATTGTGGTAAAATATGGTGACAAAGAATACACCGTATGGGCAATGGCAATTGGCCTTATCGCAGGATACATATCGTATCCCTGCATCCACCACAAAAAAGCAAAGAAGCGAAAAAACAAAAAAAACATTCCCATACTTAACAAAAAATCGCAAAACACAAATATTTTTATTTTTTAAAATTCACGTTTTGTCTTATATTTTATGTATTAATACAAAAAGCATTTTATATTGTGAATTTTATTAGCTTTGTTTGTGATGTTTAACATATTTTTTATAATTATTGTGTAATATGGAATAATTACAGCTTTTTTTATCTAAATTATGTCGAAAATGTACTATCTTTGATAAAAAGAAGAAAAATCCATTTATATTGCTATGATTGAGCGTTTAAAAAGTAGGTTGAAGAGGGATATCCCTAGGGGAATTATATTCGTTATCGATATCTTTATTATCCTTTTCACTTATTTTATATCATTACTTTTCTTAAGTAATTTTTATGGTACTTATGATATTGAGCTATTCTATTCTAAGTTGCCAATCGTTTTAGGAGCTTATGTCCTTAGTTTTTGGTTGGTAAAACCATATCGTAGTTTAATTCGTCAAACCTCTATTAAGGATATCGAATTAGTTTTTATTACTTGTTTGTTTGCGAGTGTTTTAATTACGATTCCAGCGGCATTGCAACGCAATGGAATTATTGAAGGCGAGCAATTGGATGATTACATCAGACAATCCTATTCATTTATTGTGATGCATATGTTGTTGTCTGCTGCGATTCTTGTTTGTGCTCGTTTGTTCTATAGCCAGTTTTACAGAAGTTATATTTTGGAAGTCCGCAATGAGAAACGCGTGATGATTTACGGTGCTGGTGATTCGGGATTGATTACTTTAAATGCGTTAGCTGCAGATACAAAAGTACGCACCCAGATTATTGGGTTCATTGATGATAATGATAGAAAAGTAGGACAACGTATTGCAGGGTATAGAATTTACGGAAGTAAAGACATTACAACTGAATTTGTTCAGCATTATCGAATTGATGATATCATTATTTCTATTCAGAACATTCAACGTGAACGATTGAATGAGATTGCTGAATACTTAGTTGAATTACCCGTAAAAATTAAGATTATTCCTCCAGCAACCGATTGGTTGAATGGAAAATATACCAATAGACAAATTAAGGAATTGCGTATTGATGACTTATTAGGTCGTAAGGCAATTAATTTAGACAACCCAATTATTGGTAACGAACTAAAAGACAAAGTCGTTATGATTACGGGAGCTGCAGGTTCTATTGGAAGTGAGATTGCAAGACAGGTTGCCTTATTTGATTTCAAGCAACTCATCTTGATTGATCATGCAGAATCTCCTTTGTATGATGTGCAACAATCCATGGTTTCAGCATTTAAAGATCGCATTGTATATATAGTCGGAAATATTCGTGAAGAGGCTAATATGCGTGCTATTTTTGAACAATATCGACCAGAGTTGGTCTATCATGCAGCAGCATATAAACATGTGCCTTTGATGGAGTCTTATCCTTATGAGGCAATTTATACGAATATCAAAGGAACAAAACACATTGCAGATTTATCTGTTGCCTTTGGGGTGCATAAGTTTGTCATGGTTTCTACGGATAAAGCTGTTAACCCAACGAATGTTATGGGAGCTACAAAACGCGCGGCTGAGATTTATGTCTCTAGTTTGAAAGATACAAGTAAAACGAATTTTATTGTGACGCGTTTTGGTAATGTATTAGGATCTAATGGTTCGGTTATTCCTCTTTTTAAGCGTCAGTTAGAAGCAGGTGGGCCTTTAACCGTTACACATCCAGATATCACGCGCTATTTTATGACTATTCCAGAAGCTTGTCAATTGGTTTTGGAAGCTTCAATTATGGGGAATGGCGGAGAGATTTTTGTTTTTGATATGGGGAAATCCATGAAGATTATCGATTTGGCTAAACGTATGATTCAATTAAGTGGATTGGTTTATCCAGATGATATTGATATTAAAATTACGGGCTTACGTCCTGGAGAAAAGATTTTTGAGGAGCTTTTGGCCAATGATGAAAATACTGTGAAGACGCATCATGAGAAGATTATGATTGCTCAAGTAAGAGAACAAGATTTAACTGCAGCGAAGTATTCAATCGAAGAACTATGCCAAGGTGTTTTGGACGAAGAGCGAAAAAAAGACATGATGTACTTAGTTACAACATTGAAACAAATTGTACCAGAGTTTAAATCACAGAACTCGATTTATTCTTCTCTGGATCAGATAGAAGCATAAGGAAAAAGGCTATCCATTCGGATAGCCTTTCTTGTTTGTTATTTTTGCCAAAGTTCTATACTTTGGAATTTGATTTCTTTAATTGTATTTCCTTTTGTGTCACCGATGGGTTTTTCAAAAACAACCCAATACATCATTCTCTTTTTGCTATCGGGGTTGGTGTAAACGCAACTTAATAAAGGCGATTCAGGATTATTGCCACTTCCATTTTTGTATTTCATGGGTGTTGTACAATACGGACTTAGTTCTTCATAGTTTGTATTGTACGCATAATTTGCGTTGGTATAGTGAACCTGTTTTTTGCTATCTAGTGTATATTCACTTTTTAGTAAAAATTGAACTCCAAAGTACAGCTTGTTGTTTTGTTTTAATTGTTCAACTGTAAATCTACTTTCTTCAGCTGTTGTAAAAGGGATATAGTACATTTTATCTCCATCAAAACCGTCGAAAATACTATAGGATAAGTTACCTATCTTTACTTCTTTGTTATCAATGGGCATGGATTGTAAAAGTTGTTGAATCTTTTCTGTGTTGGGTTGACTTGCTGTCATTTCATACATCAAATCACCTATTTTTTGTCCAAAATTTTGAGTTTGACCGTATGTTGTTATCGAAAGAATAAATAAGGCAAATACGGTGAATACAGGGTGCGAATAATATTTTTTCATCTTTTTTTGTTTAACCTTAAAAATACAATTTTTATGCCAAACAAGTATGCCTTTGCTATTTGTTTTCGTTCCAGTAGTAACTATCAGGGTAAAGACGTTCACCAAAAATTGCTGTTCCCACGCGTACAATGGTAGCTCCCTCTGCTATGGCTATTTCTAAATCACCACTCATTCCCATGGATAGTTCTTTCATTTCAACGTTAGGTAAATGCAGTTCCTTCGCTTGTTGTTGTATACTTTTAAGCAATTGGAAACAAGGACGTATTTGAGCTTCATCTGCACTAAATAAACCAATGGTCATGAGTCCTTTG
The window above is part of the Myroides odoratus DSM 2801 genome. Proteins encoded here:
- a CDS encoding polysaccharide biosynthesis protein → MIERLKSRLKRDIPRGIIFVIDIFIILFTYFISLLFLSNFYGTYDIELFYSKLPIVLGAYVLSFWLVKPYRSLIRQTSIKDIELVFITCLFASVLITIPAALQRNGIIEGEQLDDYIRQSYSFIVMHMLLSAAILVCARLFYSQFYRSYILEVRNEKRVMIYGAGDSGLITLNALAADTKVRTQIIGFIDDNDRKVGQRIAGYRIYGSKDITTEFVQHYRIDDIIISIQNIQRERLNEIAEYLVELPVKIKIIPPATDWLNGKYTNRQIKELRIDDLLGRKAINLDNPIIGNELKDKVVMITGAAGSIGSEIARQVALFDFKQLILIDHAESPLYDVQQSMVSAFKDRIVYIVGNIREEANMRAIFEQYRPELVYHAAAYKHVPLMESYPYEAIYTNIKGTKHIADLSVAFGVHKFVMVSTDKAVNPTNVMGATKRAAEIYVSSLKDTSKTNFIVTRFGNVLGSNGSVIPLFKRQLEAGGPLTVTHPDITRYFMTIPEACQLVLEASIMGNGGEIFVFDMGKSMKIIDLAKRMIQLSGLVYPDDIDIKITGLRPGEKIFEELLANDENTVKTHHEKIMIAQVREQDLTAAKYSIEELCQGVLDEERKKDMMYLVTTLKQIVPEFKSQNSIYSSLDQIEA
- a CDS encoding S8 family serine peptidase → MEKVLLTVGVWDGQPALDTHVELQGVNGTSRIALKNDLPDLSRLSQSERTRYVRGRSHATHVTGTIAAKGINASAKGIAPEAHVVSYDWNDDYEEMDEEATTNALLVSNHSYGMAAIGDDGTIYVRPNYFGAYDDTAQVYDWVTSNNKYYQPVVAAGNDQQYYNRLNPTKNGADMLLGGSVAKNVIVVAAVNQVANYTNPASVRISVFSSNGPTNDFRIKPDISAKGVNVLSTNYVLPTPVTGVPRTDAYASFDGTSMAAPAVTGVIALWQQWAMENREMPLKSASIRALMAHTADEAGSASGPDHIYGWGLINAKAGVQVLYGAKEGLALLEENELIQGATYEKEFIVKESGGKVIVTLAWTDPYGEASRNNYNEDYAKNNPSLVNDLDLRVYKDGVEYLPWRLNKDFHNLIAVLADNDVDNIEKIEFDGAEAGTYTIKVSHKGTLENNSQEYSLIVTSDDFNNLSTEEFELTDLSFAIWPNPVVDQLNVTIPEEVNVKGMSIQVFDMTGRLVQSLPTLSSNQVEVDMKGLSSGTYFVKIKGNGFDKTERIVKK
- a CDS encoding porin; its protein translation is MKRLVSLVLVGMSTFAFGQQTSVNDSLYNPLIPVNKQNLLKDFDLVFLMRYGLDSYVEKAKPTTSHFDGNELRIDISAKVHDRVGFRFRNRMTAAPTTGTLDHVNSTVDIAFIDVKATDKVNFTIGKLSSDWGGYEYDLNPIEVLAYNDILDHAENYMVGFGVGYKATTKHRFNVQILNTSANKLKQEGTIAIPQGLEESKTPLAFVGNWRGSFWNDQFQTSYSYSYFSQAKNKGMYYIALGNKYQHKNLTWMYDFQYSHDALDKRGIISSMFQEEKPVMAEDVSYMDHWTRIDYQVYTKLYLSLTLMTSNAYAQHHVTGETENNRIRTSYGVSPMVQYRPFKNLNLRFYAAYIGRWYQYSSYAKETLGQVNSSTGRISIGFISPLQVL